The Devosia sp. A16 genome includes a window with the following:
- a CDS encoding ABC transporter permease subunit, translating to MSLTPASDIVGTKKSGRPIGLLLVAAPVLLVAWMIIWPIISAIGRTIWLPNEGGGESFSLDTYRFFFTDQYSLNNLGVTLWTTGVCALLLVLICLPIALYLRFAKGRLAAYVQGLAIFPMFVPSIILSYAVIRVLGPNGTVDLLLNAVGLPKIRTPYLTPWGPVIGLVWDNIPLTVLILLSGLGNVSNQAIEAARDVGAGRLALLWHIILPRISNSILVAVSFTVLGIFSAFTLPYVLGPAAPEMMGPFMQRTFRDLNDPTNAITQAVITFCFCIVFGLFYVRSVAKNRTP from the coding sequence GGCACCAAGAAGAGCGGGAGGCCGATCGGCCTCCTGCTCGTCGCTGCGCCGGTGCTGCTGGTCGCCTGGATGATCATCTGGCCGATCATTTCGGCCATCGGGCGCACCATCTGGCTGCCCAATGAGGGCGGCGGCGAGAGCTTTTCGCTCGACACCTACAGGTTCTTCTTCACCGACCAGTACAGCCTCAACAACCTCGGCGTCACGCTGTGGACGACGGGCGTCTGCGCGCTGCTGCTGGTGCTGATCTGCCTGCCGATCGCGCTCTACCTGCGCTTCGCCAAGGGGCGGCTCGCCGCCTATGTGCAGGGCCTTGCGATCTTTCCGATGTTCGTGCCCTCGATCATCCTGAGCTACGCGGTGATCCGCGTCCTGGGACCGAACGGCACGGTGGACCTGCTGCTCAACGCGGTCGGCCTGCCGAAAATCCGCACGCCCTACCTGACGCCGTGGGGACCTGTGATCGGGCTGGTGTGGGACAATATCCCGCTGACGGTGCTGATCCTGCTTTCGGGGCTGGGGAACGTCTCCAACCAGGCGATCGAGGCGGCGCGCGACGTCGGCGCCGGGCGGCTGGCGCTGCTCTGGCACATCATCCTGCCGCGCATTTCCAATTCCATCCTGGTAGCGGTGAGCTTCACCGTGCTCGGGATTTTCTCCGCCTTCACCCTGCCCTATGTGCTGGGCCCTGCGGCGCCGGAAATGATGGGGCCGTTCATGCAGCGCACCTTCCGCGATCTCAACGATCCGACCAACGCCATCACCCAGGCGGTGATCACCTTCTGCTTCTGCATCGTGTTCGGGCTGTTCTACGTCCGCTCGGTCGCCAAGAACCGGACTCCGTAG